Sequence from the Equus caballus isolate H_3958 breed thoroughbred chromosome 6, TB-T2T, whole genome shotgun sequence genome:
AGGTGTAGCTGGAACCCCTTCGAAAGCAGTCTTTTAAGCCTGTTTCAAGAATATACTCTCAATTTGCTTGGGATGTCCAAAGTTGGGGGGGTGACTGAGTTTGGCTTCAAACATGGGGGAGGTCCACCATGGGTTCCCTCCAGCCCTGCGGCTTCTCCACagtgggccaggccctggccctCCTTGGGCCCTCAGGGCCTGGCCTGTTCCAGCTGCTGATGCTGACTTCTGATAGCAAACCTGCTGACATGGACGGGGATGGGGACGACGATCTTGGGGTTCCGAGAGGGCTCCCCTGTCTTGGAATTGGCATTGCCGGCCTTCACCCGTTTCCACTTGGCCCGGCGGTTCTGGAACCAGATTTTCACCTGGACCTCGCTGAGTTTGAGGGCGTGGGCGATCTGCGAGCGCTCGGTCAGCGAGAGGTACTTTTTGCAGTGGAactccttctccagctccagcAGCTGCTCGCTGGTGAAGGCAGTCCGCCGCCGCCGGTTCTTGCCCGTGGACGTGGTGCTGCCCGCGGCGCCGCCGCTCGGCGGGGTCTCTTCCAGCGCATGGCCGGGGTCTTCCTCCTTGTGAGCCGCCTGGCCCGTCAGATTGTCATCCGAGCTGTAGTCCAGATCGCTCTCCAGCGAGAAACTCTCCTCCTTGCCCTTCGGGTCGTCTTCCACCTTTGACTCGTCTTTCCCTTGCCCTCTGACAGCCCCGGCTGCAAGCAAAACCAAACGGCGTTTTATTACATTTCGCACActggccttcctctccccttcccaccgTCACTTGGGCATTTTCCCTTCTTAGGGGATTGTCTTTCTATGACATTAACACATTGTGATTTCCTGGCCTTTGAGGGGTAGAGAAGGGGGAGCGTGAGAAAGctcaaaagagaggaggaaacagtACAGGCGACGGCCCTTTGCCCAGAACCATCACTCAAGTGGCGGCCAGGCCTCCCCTgcaccctcccagcctcctgcagcCTAAAGCAGAAGTAACAGGAGGCAGGAGGCCCAGGAGTGCGCCCTTCTTTGTCccgggggcaggggctgggtgaGGACTGAAGTGGAGTTCACGATCCATCTTGCCCActcccccccttccccagtgAAAATTTAGTAAGCCTCCGTTTCATCACAGCCAgagtgagggggagggaggggcagatcCCAGACCGTGTCTTTTTTTGAGACAGATTATGTTGATCCAAGGGAAGTTTCATAGCCTTAGGAGAAGTTGCCACCagacaccccaacacacacacacacacgcagtcGCGCAGCCTCCCAGGAATCCGATTCTCGAAGGCAAGCAGCAAGCCCAGTGAAGGGGCTTAAGAGGTCTGGGCGCCCCTGGGCACATGCACGACTGAGACGCACATCTCAACCCGCCTCCCCTTAAGGCTCACACCTACCCGGGCCCCCAGGTCACGGCGCGGGGCTGGGTCGGGGGTAGACTCGGTCCAACTCGCGGCCAGATTTGCCACCCTGAGTGGCAGCTGGCTGGGGGCGCAAACTGCCACCCCTCACACCCAGAGACCGTGCTTGTTGCGTGGCTCTAAATGCTCCCCGGAGGCCCCGCGGCGCAGCTCGGCCGCGTCCCCCAGCTCCCCAGGCGGGGGGAGCTTGGGCTTGGGCTCGGCCTCGCCCCCTCGGCCCCGGCGGGAACCCGGAGCTGGCTCgtccccgcctcctccctccctcccgcccggGTGGCGCGCGCCGCCGACTCACCGAGCGACGCCTGCACCGCCTCGGCCGCGGAGAAGGCGAGCAGCGAGCCCTCCTTGGCCAGGAAGCCTTTGCCGTCCTCAGCGTCGGCTTGCAGCGCCTCCGCCTTGTCGAAGTTGCCGCCGCCCGGCAGCGGCTGCGGCGCGAACTTGCGGGCGGCCGCCGCCTCCTGGTGCTGGGGAGACGCGGAGAAGCCGCCGGGCAGCGTGGCCATGAGCGTGGAGGTGAGCGCCATGCCCTGCGCCAAGCTGGAACAGAAGCCGGTGGGCAGGCTGGGGATCTGGTGGTGAGGGTGCGCGGGCGGAAGCGCGGGCTGCAGCGCGGCCTGGGGCAGCGcgggcggtggcggcggcggcggcggcagcaccACCGGCCGGTAGGGCATGAACATGGGGTAGCCGGTGTAGACGAAATGGCCGGGGCTGGGCTGCGGCGGGCTGCCGATCAGCGAGTCTATGCTGAAGGCGGTACTACTCCCCAGCGGGCGCTGCATCATCATCAGCGACGGCGGGAACGCTGCGCTCATAGACGCGCTCGGGAGAGGCCAGCGAGAGGCGAAAAGTCCCCGCGCTGCGCCGCCGCCAGGAAGCCCGCCGGGAGCCGGGAGTACAGCTAGGTGCGCCGGGTAGGGGCCGAGCGGGTCCCCGAGAGCAGACGCCGCCGCCCCTCAGTCCTGGGCCCGCTGCATGCCGGGCGGGTGCGGGTGCGGACGCTGAGCGGGGTGAGGCCGTGCACCCGGGAGTGGAGAGGGCGCCCGGGCCCCGC
This genomic interval carries:
- the GBX2 gene encoding homeobox protein GBX-2 isoform X1 — encoded protein: MSAAFPPSLMMMQRPLGSSTAFSIDSLIGSPPQPSPGHFVYTGYPMFMPYRPVVLPPPPPPPPALPQAALQPALPPAHPHHQIPSLPTGFCSSLAQGMALTSTLMATLPGGFSASPQHQEAAAARKFAPQPLPGGGNFDKAEALQADAEDGKGFLAKEGSLLAFSAAEAVQASLAGAVRGQGKDESKVEDDPKGKEESFSLESDLDYSSDDNLTGQAAHKEEDPGHALEETPPSGGAAGSTTSTGKNRRRRTAFTSEQLLELEKEFHCKKYLSLTERSQIAHALKLSEVQVKIWFQNRRAKWKRVKAGNANSKTGEPSRNPKIVVPIPVHVSRFAIRSQHQQLEQARP
- the GBX2 gene encoding homeobox protein GBX-2 isoform X2, whose protein sequence is MSAAFPPSLMMMQRPLGSSTAFSIDSLIGSPPQPSPGHFVYTGYPMFMPYRPVVLPPPPPPPPALPQAALQPALPPAHPHHQIPSLPTGFCSSLAQGMALTSTLMATLPGGFSASPQHQEAAAARKFAPQPLPGGGNFDKAEALQADAEDGKGFLAKEGSLLAFSAAEAVQASLGESAPRAVTWGPGRGCQRARERRVKGGRRPEGQGGEFLAGERSGLQLG